In Nitrospirota bacterium, the genomic window GGTTCTTCATACGCATCGTGGATCTCCTCAGTGATAGTCAATCAGATCGACATCGTAGGCGCTGCCGTTTTCGAATCGAAACACGATCCGCCAGTTGCCCGATACGCTCACGGCCCAGAAACCAGCCAGCTCTCCCTTTAAGGGGTGGAGTCGATACCCTGGCAGCCCCATGTCTT contains:
- a CDS encoding type II toxin-antitoxin system RelE/ParE family toxin — translated: MIESFKHKGLARFFEDDDRRKVPASQAEKIARILARLNEAMTVQDMGLPGYRLHPLKGELAGFWAVSVSGNWRIVFRFENGSAYDVDLIDYH